In Vanessa cardui chromosome 6, ilVanCard2.1, whole genome shotgun sequence, the following proteins share a genomic window:
- the LOC124530236 gene encoding putative nuclease HARBI1 — protein sequence MATIEQLAMIAIILDEEEEECSKNTRRYWIHSSIKKRKTEGEYWTLFRHLVDDEEKFFQYFRMCTFKFNDLLKKIENDIVKKNTNFRECLLPKEKLAVCLRYLATGDSFTTIAFSYRLGISTVRRAVLEVCDAVIKNVLRESIPTPGIEQWEKNIEEFWNKWNFPNCVASIDGKHVIILAPPNSGSLYFNYKKTFSIVLMALVDANYNFIAVNVGAFGKDSDGGILSKSKMGRAIFENKFNIPSNRCLPGTNVSAPCVILGDEAFPLKNNLLRPYPSQQSINDSKKRHFNYRICRARRVVENAFGILSQKFRIYNRRMHLKPEYAEKIVLTTCILHNFIRRSETVSFTETNTPVQFNNLRHQGGNAVSTAFDIRNKFADFFQTAQGQLDWISTL from the exons atGGCGACGATTGAACAACTGGCAATGATTGCTATCATTTTGGATGAAGAGGAAGaggaatgctcaaaaaacactCGACGCTACTGGATTCACAGTTCTATAAAAAAACGCAAAACGGAAGGAGAATATTGGACATTATTCAGGCACTTAGTTGATGACGAAGAAAAGTTTTTTCAGTACTTCCGAATGTGTACATTCAAATTTAACGATTTgctgaaaaaaattgaaaatgacattgtcaaaaaaaacacaaactttAGAGAATGCCTGCTACCTAAAGAAAAGCTTGCTGTGTGTTTACG GTACTTAGCAACAGGCGATTCATTTACAACCATTGCTTTTAGTTATCGTTTGGGAATCAGTACTGTGAGACGTGCTGTGTTAGAAGTTTGTGATgctgtaataaaaaatgtactgcGAGAAAGTATCCCGACGCCTGGCATCGAACAATgggaaaaaaatatagaagaatTTTGGAATAAATGGAATTTTCCTAATTGTGTAGCTTCTATAGATGGCAAGCACGTTATTATTTTAGCACCACCAAACAGTGgttctttgtattttaattataaaaaaacattttctatcGTACTTATGGCTTTAGTTGACGCTAATTATAACTTCATAGCTGTTAACGTTGGTGCTTTCGGCAAAGATAGTGATGGGGGTattttgtcaaaatcaaaaatggGCAGAGCtatattcgaaaataaatttaatatcccCAGTAATAGATGTTTGCCGGGGACTAATGTCAGTGCACCATGTGTAATATTAGGAGATGAAGCTTTCCCCTTAAAAAACAATCTTCTAAGACCTTATCCCTCACAACAGTCCATAAACGATAGCAAGAAACGCCATTTTAATTATCGCATTTGCCGTGCACGACGTGTTGTAGAAAATGCTTTTGGAATTTTAAGTCAaaaatttcgtatttataatagacGTATGCATTTAAAACCAGAATATGCCGAAAAAATTGTACTAACTACTTGCATATTGCATAATTTCATAAGACGCAGCGAAACTGTATCCTTTACGGAAACTAATACTCCTGTACAGTTTAACAACCTAAGACACCAAGGAGGTAATGCAGTTTCTACCGCTTTTGATATACGCAATAAATTTGCCGATTTTTTCCAAACGGCTCAAGGGCAATTAGATTGGATATCtactttgtaa
- the LOC124530239 gene encoding transcription factor Adf-1-like, whose translation MEDEKLIECVRKYEFIYNLQHPKYMDSVKKEMAWKDISEQLKQPAAACKQRWQGLRDAYRRALNKKKGKSGQAAKNIKKWKYEDEMAFVASFFVERKSLESVELTSDDEESQPNSAGTEIQNHHFNNEIDNTVDIPAAENITATEIQNEDDITASNKSSQPLLSQAKKAKTIKRSKIQPPQTASAVLMSKLLEAQNKSPRQDDELDRFFLHISDTVKKFSPYLQAIAKSKIFSLVSEMELQQLAPPNFVTASPPYAYASSPASTSSGVQASATPMPPSPELWNTNEWNNNNNQA comes from the exons ATGGAGGACGAAAAACTAATAGAATGTGTACGTAAATatgagtttatatataatttacaacatccgAAGTATATGGATAgtgtaaaaaaagaaatggcTTGGAAGGATATTTCGGAACAACTAAAACAACCAG ctgCAGCTTGCAAACAAAGATGGCAAGGGCTAAGGGATGCATATAGACGagcattaaataagaaaaaaggcAAAAGTGGACAAGCAGCGAAAAACATTAAGAAATGGAAGTATGAAGATGAAATGGCTTTTGTTGCTTCGTTCTTTGTCGAAAGAAAATCTTTAGAATCCGTTGAGCTGACAAGTGACGATGAAGAGTCACAGCCGAATAGCGCAGGAACTGAAATTCAGAACCATCACTTCAACAATGAGATCGATAATACTGTTGATATTCCTGCTGCAGAAAATATTACAGCCACCGAAATTCAGAACGAAGATGACATTACTGCCAGTAACAAATCCTCACAACCACTACTCAGTCAAGCAAAAAAGGCCAAGACAATAAAGAGAAGTAAAATCCAGCCACCACAAACAGCATCTGCTGTATTGATGTCGAAATTGTTAGAAGCGCAAAATAAATCTCCACGGCAAGACGATGAATTAGACCGATTTTTTTTGCACATATCAGATACAGTAAAGAAGTTTTCTCCTTACTTACAAGCCATCGCAAAAAGCAAAATATTCAGTTTAGTTTCCGAAATGGAATTACAGCAGCTCGCACCACCTAACTTTGTTACAGCTTCACCACCGTATGCCTATGCTTCATCTCCAGCATCGACTTCTTCGGGCGTACAAGCGAGTGCTACACCTATGCCTCCGTCTCCTGAGCTTTGGAACACTAACGagtggaataataataataatcaagcatAA
- the LOC124530235 gene encoding protein javelin: MGAGHSAEGDGGATSDPPAHDRRKTHSRRRRHSVDSVASYSSQNHVDRIRTQNFSAASCQDEGDFGSIKTSLFRRSSSNLEYPIKRPESVTSNTSSTRSRLRELVERKSGQDEHKPAANTVADIQYFENPSETLEFDKPRNSLESKKNQDDRLKKKKSSKSKDSENKNKKQEKYQSKLAEYYKLPVQLPQDEFYQHLTRSKAAEEFLQKRFPNSDTEFSGSYGRLCKHKEIEGSNLRRSRSLAVIREETFTDLQLQNHPKSKRSQLIPRARLFDKPCFRDRLTGRTKYQTKEEVLEGIYIDSTVSCFADINRSKPEEESLNQQDNEEYRSEKEDTISRNESHQSRSVCGSWPNLNEDTKQTNLSEDSIGHSRNPSEIDSLDSNYVRKHYNFEAHLKNYNSSPETERSIASQNHSKELYITTDDHDSDNEVEDRPKTPKSLNNSCGSDTLGEIKITKEVSTNFEEEPDAYDEISLKSKHSGKETVSENLISREEKEQSKDSDNRSVISENDGTISSPTDSITSYISISIASSTDKSHKLEYLANSLAEKIDEYCDSHFQEDISLNSKTIDSEIQTHETDPIYTSVQKKTTFADIKKDSNKNNEFNQGTITKTPSNEFYVSNTFIGCNDYEREDYCTSSRNITTEPFVTTLIENQYYSLPDINISKCLRKSERIDARLREEDPEDIICENAYEVAQTHFRDILSNKTNENYGHLNKINISYDNNRNIKQNSCDYLPKEPETQLIQNFSKLEDDLKSIITIDSSNADDCNSVHYYQLDHHQNEREINEIEGTIRNNKLITKSESLRLASNVIRKPEVKIIKSLSNDNINKSIQGRKIKTGIKKHYSLRQRNPSDDDNFRIPSPSTVERTIINKSESSVSKLSFSEQIRNHSLLSRVQSFKTSAESKIAIVPLSGHQTIVIDPPLSHKEPDTKEQTIISNEKVVSNLNPKVDSSILETENNSLESSKKTKINNINKTEINDNIAKDPFITIKLKKVVKQTIPKLNCATYENNSNNQQQFQKAPGKLIINDNKNLKPKTNLQINKSDKNMTRPQVLQVIDSKSKKQQNKVAINSQRIERNFETREENKDVKTENNVKEKLNNAIKTDMEYQEKINSVKNYWSKLIDKSPENTNKQDSLEKTEISDISNDSHNVEENKVNNEDTSNIHTPEVSVGSIIKSLESVKIVDSIKKISQTKLHLWKDESEKVKSDTEIEETPVEKIFKENTNTIYDNSTPDKKIKKSEIEMSRDTPEIEIVELSNEDNQNQKTQATLIKAKGYEKGCDEFDHVRYKVMKSELFKNSMIANYKKEAQFDGLLQYLQDYSFQELLVNNNIVIIEPVRTKVEPVPRKNTNTETCKIPPTMLKKHEYTSHVDKSKNAIRRHFFYHPIRVNKEIIEEELPNPDTVKKVRNLFEDTLKMKSPMGHDPPLVEDNSGLARRATSYRNLSEETKSSKVGGKKKIIKQLTIDTNFGIKKWDNASLSSGVSSGDLSSNNEYENDGLSPYSQKTLKDNVYSSSDEYLCDSASQDFCCESQYVSPDILKKIRECGTSVTYYGGKVLNSKTGSTVSPMTKAIMEEIKSLQKNCSRDCYSCQTKCKGERCSCLVADKHQQMVSEKQTTDKYVNFENNQNLEKNKRTEGFPGFKFKLVKSNSCSSRLELTGTDETKSSRFKFRKQNSKEDPPIVYDDENSVKNKICRLESYSKGIVNTPFQQKDGDIKSKINVTNENGQISNLKKTKAFDLTNDVENQKVVKDLNSANNIQESIDTDNNSTLVNKQINEDNFEKKFYYVNENKEQNRVPTEKFGEMVFEEFEVLETCYDSLNSNRSLK, translated from the exons gcaCTCGGTGGACTCGGTCGCGTCGTATTCTAGTCAGAATCACGTTGACCGTATAAGGACTCAAAATTTCTCAGCGGCTTCTTGTCAAGACGAAGGCGACTTCGGGTCGATCAAGACTAGCCTATTCAGACGTTCATCCTCTAATCTAGAATATCCAATTAAACGGCCAGAGAGCGTCACGTCCAACACAAGCTCCACAAGAAGCCGCCTCCGAGAACTCGTCGAAAGGAAATCGGGTCAGGACGAACATAAGCCCGCGGCAAACACCGTCGCtgatatacaatattttgaaaatccCTCAGAAACCCTAGAATTTGACAAGCCACGTAACTCCCTAGAATCGAAAAAGAATCAGGACGATCGcctgaaaaaaaagaaatcgtcTAAAAGCAAAGAttccgaaaataaaaataaaaaacaagaaaaataccAAAGTAAGCTCGCTGAATATTATAAACTTCCTGTGCAACTCCCTCAAGACgaattttatcaacatttaacgCGGTCGAAAGCTGCCGAGGAGTTTCTACAAAAACGTTTTCCAAATTCAGACACAGAATTTAGTGGTAGTTACGGGCGATTATGCAAGCATAAGGAAATAGAAGGGTCTAATTTACGTCGAAGTCGCAGCTTGGCAGTAATAAGAGAAGAGACTTTTACAGATCTCCAGCTGCAAAACCACCCCAAAAGCAAGAGGTCACAACTCATACCACGTGCTCGATTATTTGATAAACCTTGTTTTAGAGACAG atTAACTGGACGCACTAAATACCAAACAAAAGAGGAAGTGTTAGAAGGAATTTATATTGATAGTACAGTCTCTTGTTTTGCTGATATAAATAGATCAAAACCAGAAGAAGAATCTTTAAACCAACAAGATAACGAAGAATATAGATCAGAAAAAGAAGACACCATATCACGAAACGAAAGTCATCAGTCAAGGTCCGTTTGCGGAAGTTGGCCAAATTTAAACGAAGACACCAAGCAAACAAATCTTTCTGAGGACAGCATCGGTCACTCGCGAAACCCGAGTGAGATAGATAGTTTAGATTCTAACTACGTGAGGAAGCATTACAATTTTGAAGCAcacttaaaaaattataacagttCACCAGAAACAGAAAGATCGATTGCTTCACAAAATCATAGCAAAGAGCTATACATAACTACTGACGATCACGACAGTGATAACGAAGTCGAAGATCGACCTAAAACGccaaaatctttaaataacagTTGCGGCTCTGACACACTTGGTGAAATAAAGATCACCAAAGAAGTCTCAACTAATTTTGAAGAAGAGCCAGATGCCTACGacgaaatatcattaaaaagtaaacaTAGCGGAAAAGAAACTGTTAGCGAAAATTTGATAAGTAGAGAAGAGAAAGAACAAAGCAAAGATAGTGATAATCGATCAGTTATATCTGAGAATGATGGTACTATATCTAGTCCAACTGATAGCATAACATCATACATATCTATTTCGATAGCTTCATCTACTGATAAATCTCATAAATTAGAATACTTAGCTAATTCCCTAGCTGAAAAAATTGATGAATATTGTGATTCACATTTTCAGGAAGATATTTCACTAAATTCAAAAACGATTGACTCTGAGATTCAAACTCACGAAACTGATCCAATTTACACGTCAGTTcagaaaaaaacaacatttgctGATATAAAAAAGgactcaaataaaaataacgaatttAACCAAGGCACAATAACGAAGACACCATCGAATGaattttatgtaagtaataCTTTCATTGGATGTAACGATTATGAAAGAGAAGATTACTGTACATCTTCCAGAAATATAACAACTGAACCTTTCGTAACGACTCTTATAGAAAATCAATACTATTCTTTAcctgatataaatataagtaaatgtttGAGGAAATCTGAAAGAATTGATGCTCGACTAAGGGAAGAAGATCCAGAGGACATTATTTGTGAAAACGCGTATGAAGTAGCGCAAACTCACTTTCGCGATATATTATCCAATAAAACTAACGAAAATTACGGCCATCTCAACAAGATAAACATTTCTTATGATAACAATaggaatattaaacaaaattcttGTGACTATCTGCCAAAAGAACCAGAAAcacaattaattcaaaatttttcaaAGCTCGAAGACGACTTGAAGTCTATAATAACTATAGATAGTTCTAATGCAGATGACTGTAACTCTGTACATTATTATCAATTAGATCATCATCAAAACGAaagagaaataaatgaaatagaagGAAccattagaaataataaattgattacaaAATCTGAAAGCCTAAGGCTTGCTTCTAATGTTATACGTAAACcggaagtaaaaataattaaatctttatcaaacgataatataaacaaatcaataCAAGGAAGGAAAATAAAAACTGGAATAAAAAAGCACTATTCCCTTCGACAACGGAACCCTTCGGATGATGACAATTTTCGTATACCCAGTCCAAGCACTGTAGAAAggacaattataaataaatcagaatCATCTGTTTCTAAATTGTCATTTAGTGAGCAAATAAGAAACCATTCGCTACTTTCACGAGTACAATCTTTCAAAACATCAGCTGAATCAAAAATTGCTATTGTACCACTTAGCGGTCATCAGACAATTGTCATTGATCCGCCTCTATCACACAAAGAACCCGATACCAAagaacaaacaataatttcaaacgAGAAGgtagtttcaaatttaaatccGAAAGTTGATTCGAGTATTCTAGaaacagaaaataattctctagaATCGAGCAAAAAAACAaagatcaataatataaataaaacagaaataaatgataatatagcAAAAGATCcctttataacaattaaacttaaaaaagttGTAAAACAGACTATTCCCAAATTAAACTGTGCAACTTATGAAAATAACTCAAACAATCAACAACAATTTCAAAAGGCTCCTGGAAAACTTATTATAAACGATAATAAAAATCTGAAACCTAAAACCAATTTGCAAATCAATAAATCCGACAAAAACATGACGCGGCCACAAGTACTACAAGTTATTGAttctaaaagtaaaaaacaacaaaacaaagtcgcaatAAATAGTCAAAGAATTGAACGAAATTTCGAGACGAGAGAAGAAAATAAAGACGTTAAAACAGAAAACAATGTAAAAGAAAAGCTAAATAACGCAATTAAAACTGACATGGAATatcaagaaaaaattaattcagTTAAAAACTACTGGTCAAAACTCATTGATAAATCTCcagaaaatacaaataaacaagatTCTTTAGAAAAAACAGAAATATCAGATATTTCTAATGACAGTCACAACGTCgaagaaaataaagtaaataatgaaGACACTAGTAACATACATACACCAGAAGTTTCAGTTGGTAGtattattaaatctttagaAAGTGTTAAAATTGttgatagtataaaaaaaataagccaaACAAAACTACACCTTTGGAAAGATGAATCCGAAAAAGTTAAAAGCGATACCGAAATAGAAGAAACTCCAGTAGAAaagatttttaaagaaaatacaaatactatataTGACAATTCTACGCCTGATAAGAAAATTAAGAAATCTGAAATAGAAATGTCAAGAGATACACCAGAAATTGAAATAGTCGAATTAAGCAATGaagataatcaaaatcaaaagacGCAAGCAACACTTATTAAAGCAAAAGGTTATGAAAAAGGTTGCGATGAATTTGACCATGTCAGATATAAAGTTATGAAGTCTGAATTGTTTAAAAACAGTATGATAGCTAACTACAAAAAAGAAGCTCAATTTGATGGTCTCTTACAATATCTTCAAGATTATAGTTTTCAGGAATtgcttgttaataataatatagtgatTATTGAACCTGTAAGAACAAAAGTCGAACCAGTCCcgagaaaaaatacaaataccgAAACATGTAAAATTCCCCCTacaatgttaaaaaaacatgaatacACTTCCCATGTCGATAAATCTAAAAATGCCATtcgaagacattttttttatcatcctataagggtaaataaagaaattattgaagAAGAACTTCCAAATCCGGATACCGTTAAAAAGGTTCGAAATTTATTTGAAGAcactttaaaaatgaaaagcCCAATGGGACATGACCCCCCTCTAGTTGAAGATAACTCTGGCCTTGCACGACGAGCCACATCCTACAGAAATTTAAGTGAGGAAACAAAGAGTAGCAAAGTTGGtggaaagaaaaaaattataaaacaattaacgaTAGATACAAACTTTGGTATTAAGAAATGGGACAATGCTAGCCTTTCAAGTGGTGTCTCTAGTGGTGATTTAAGTTCTAATAACGAATACGAGAATGACGGTCTCAGTCCATATTCACAAAAAACTCTTAAAGATAATGTATATAGTTCCAGCGATGAATACCTTTGCGATTCAGCTAGTCAAGATTTTTGTTGTGAAAGTCAGTATGTCAGTCCCGATATTCTTAAGAAAATAAGAGAATGTGGCACTTCTGTTACTTACTATGGCGGAAAAGTTTTGAACTCCAAAACCGGTTCTACTGTTAGTCCTATGACTAAAGCTATAATGGAAGAGATAAAAAGTTTGCAAAAAAACTGTAGTCGAGATTGTTATTCATGTCAGACTAAATGTAAAGGAGAAAGATGTTCTTGTCTTGTGGCCGATAAACATCAACAAATGGTTTCAGAAAAACAAACGACCGATAAGTATGTAAATTTTGAAAACAATCAGAATCTAGAGAAAAATAAACGAACAGAAGGATTTCCGGGTTTCAAATTCAAGCTTGTCAAATCCAATAGTTGCAGCAGTCGATTAGAATTAACCGGTACAGATGAAACCAAAAGTTCCAGATTTAAATTTAGGAAACAGAATTCAAAAGAAGACCCCCCTATAGTATACGACGATGAAaattctgtaaaaaataaaatctgccGCTTGGAAAGTTATAGCAAAGGTATCGTGAACACACCATTCCAACAAAAAGATGGagatatcaaatcaaaaataaatgttactaatGAAAATGGgcaaataagtaatttaaaaaaaactaaagcatttgatttaaCGAATGACGTTGAAAATCAAAAGGTGGTAAAAGACCTAAATTCAGCGAATAATATTCAAGAATCAATAGACACTGACAACAATTCCACTCTAGTTAATAAGCAAATAAATGAAgataatttcgaaaaaaaattttACTATGTCAACGAAAATAAAGAGCAAAATAGAGTCCCAACCGAAAAGTTTGGAGAAATGGTATTCGAAGAATTTGAGGTTTTAGAAACATGTTACGATA